CATAACCTTATCTTTTATCCATAAAACTCATATTGGGCTTGAACTTTCTGGTTTCTACTTTATCAGACAATACTCTTAATTGATAGACAACTTATGGGAAATAAAATTAGTGCTTAaccgtggcatgtcatcataagaCCAACAAAACAGATTGATGTATTGTTTGAGTAGCTTGACCAATTCTTCTATTTGTCTTGCTGCCAAATGGACACTGGCCAACTCGTTATCGCTCAAGTTTACTATCTCCGTCTCATCCAGGTTGgacttttatcattttaaattgCCTCAAGTCTTCGGTGAGGTGTTCAGGCATTATGGAGtccttttcatattcttcacattcatcttTATTGAGCTTACTCAGTTCACCTTGTTCGTGACATGTCATGACATTGAAAGGCTTAGATTCATTTTTATTGGAAGAACAATAAATCAACCATGTTAGATAGAAAGAgtataaatgtatatattagaGAATGATTCGCAAAGACAAGatgatttattaaaataaacgaGAATTTCAGAATTTTAGAAAGGTATACAAAATTTGGTCATGATTtaagagtcatttcctttttaaacattatgatgaaaaataaagtgacaTAAATTGTTATTTCGACCCTCATcttaaaaaatacttattttcaaaaataaaacttcaaatcttGTCTTTGTCTACCAAGCGTTCGATGGATCACAAGTGGATTGGCCATAAAATTATGTAGCATCTCTCCAGGTCCGGAATCTTAGCTAGTGAGCCTTGTGGTGCATTCTTCTAAGATCACATCACATTCTTCTTCATTAAACAATCTTCCCATCCCTTCCACTACACCATTAATCTCAGGCTCTAAAGCTTTAGCAATAAATGAATTGTACAATTATGGCATAGGCTTTGGTATATTACAATCATGCTTCTTCCCTATTTATGCTTCAACCAATTCTTCCTCTGTAGGGTTCTAACAGATGCCAAAccagaaattttgaagtggGATAGGAAGAGGATTGTATATGCCATCTAAATTCTTGCTTAACCCATCCTAGGCTCAAAACCGCTTCTTAGCATAGTCATGGATAACATTTTATACACTAGTGGCATAGGTACTTGTAGTGTCATATCATCAAAAGAAGTGTTCATTATCTCCACCATGTGAAAGTCAATACCTCAACAGGAATCTTCAATAACGGGAATGGAAAAATTGATGTAACTACGGTCACTCCCTTCACCATGAATgacaatttcatgattctccaAGAAAAACCATAGAGAGACACCTTGTCCTACCGCAAAAATTATCAATATGATTTGTGTTACTAAAGCATATGTCATCGATATTTTTACGCTGGTGAAAATGTTCCATTGCCCACATTTGTAAGAGAATATCACaactttcaaataatttttgttcCTCTCTTTTAAATTTCCCAAAAGCACGAAATATTTCTACTTAAATTATGGGAACTAGAATAAGTTCTCTCCCTTAACACCTCCAAAACGTACACGAGCCATATAACATATGCAGGTGTTAATATGATCATTTTCTCGTGGAAACACTTAAGTCTCTAGTAAATCCACAACAAATACGATAGGAGATCTACCTTGACAATGAACATTAGTGCAAGAGAATTATTTTGTGGACACTTTGTAACTATCCAAGTGTCCATACCTGTCATATAAGTAATCTAGAGAAACCTAATCATGATCGAAGCATCAAAGTCTTCTTTCAATTTTCAGTCCTCAGTAGCAAAAAAATTTCTTCCCTAATTAACTCATTTGAATAATTTGACCTTTTCTCAATACTTCAAActggtgaaataataaatttcctCCAATCTAGATGTTCGTTCGAAGTCTTTGAATGCAAACACAACATGTATGGATCCCAAAACTTAATCAATTCTCTAATCACAAGTTTGTCTGGTTAACCTTGAATAGCATAGGGAGGCACCCAACGTTCTTGCAATTGGTAGTTTTCACTGGTCTTTAATTTGTATGGGAAACCCTCGACTGCCCTAATTTTGGGCACTTGGGGGATTGAATCCATCCTACAAATCAAAATAGAACGAATACATAATTTCGAAACTCGTTATGCCAAAATTAGAATTGAGTCGATCTATGCACAAAACATGCTCGTTGGTCGTTAGGTCATGAAACCCGTTGATATAAGGGTTAGCTTCTTAAATGTGGAATCAATACCCACGATCGATTCACCTAAGGTATATGCACGCATGAATATAATTGAGGGGTAACTTATCTCGAGTGGACAACTCGAGTGAGAAGGCTACACTGTGACACAGAAAAAGATCTTGTTAGTTCAGtagttcaaaataaaaaaatgttaatttcaCCCATGACCATCcaacttttttttgtataaagccTCATAgtagtttttaattaaataaaaaacctaaATTACTAAACCTttctaaataaattgataaaagtCTTTTGTCCAGAAAATTTGGtctaaaattttgttaaaatgatattttacttatgctattttacctttttgaacatttttatcctattaactttaatacattttaattttaaaaaataatctattttaattttaaaaaaatattataattttctgAATTTCTGGCCATTTAGCACTACCCCTAAAAAACAGTATATTGGCCAATACTTTTTTCAAGTGACTtctttaaaagaataaatttcattttccaAGCCAACATAAGACCTCATTCTCTTCACTTactcatcataatttttttggcTTAAGCCATTTACGATCACTTAAAATTATCCACATATTTCACTTGGACATTCAACTTGAgcttgtacctattgaacaccttatttattcaaaaatcatttctattagacacaaaatgtTGCATGACAAAAAAGTGTGTTCCACACTCCTTGAGCGcgtataacaatttttttttcttttcctttttattttccaaCTTATAtacttaactttttttaaaaataatgaaatttaaaatgaaagagCCATGACTTCTTCTTCGTTGCACCATTCTCTTTAGTACATCTGCCTCTCATTCtctaacaatttttatttattcttctttttcattttcttaaagctattattatatacatataaatctcaaatattctagtgcatttttttgttaaaaataattcaaattgattatttttttcaaccgGAGTCATTATTCTTCATTAGATATGGTAGTAAGTAATTATAAATCCAAAATGGCATAAAGCTTTTATATGGCAACACATttcgacgatgacgatgacgaagATGGGCGGGGGCAGGTAGGGTTGAGCTTGAGttgattgaaaataatttgttgttttaGTTAGTTTATGTAATTGCCACATGTCATCATGTTATTGGATTTGTGTTTGAGACACATGCACTTCTGTCTTTACAGATTTTCAGTTTGTGTTTTATAGGTGTAAATTTGTTAAGATTAATGTGTTCTATAGGTACTAACCTAAGTTAAGATGTCTAACTGAAATATGTGGACAACTTTAAAGGACCGCATGTGACTTAAGCCtaactttttaagaaaaaatcttTCTAACAAAAGGAGTAATATGCACTCCCTCCATTTGAATAGAAtggtctaaattatttttttagtttgtttgaaAAAGTGTGATTCATTTTTTTGGCAAcatttcaacttcagttttccATGTGACGCGTGTGAGACCAAAAAACTAAATAGTATTTGATAAACATGACATTTTTTAATCTTCGTTTCAAATCAAACTAGGTGtctcttttttaaacaaagggATCAGTATTTTGAAGGGATGACAATTGAGCGGGTAAAAAATGAGTCAACAAAATATGTTCATTCTATAGAAATCTCATAGTTTTAACATAAATTACAATGTATCCCTCTTTAgtttttaattacattaatccattaaaaagtaatataaatcGGATACATACTATATAGCTCAAATATAGTAAAGAGTATCTCtgatacatcataatataaactgaatacataatatgtagctcgatacattaaaaacttgctcaaatacattataaaataaatttgatgcaTAATGTGTAGCTCGTATACATTAAATATTATctcgaatacattaaagaaataaggatttttgagatttttagaaatagaagggaatattgaaaataagagaaaataagaCATGTATTTCAGTAATATTTGCATAAATTAAATGGGTCAAGATTCAATCTTATCCAAATTTTTTTAGGTCATAACGGGTTAGGTCAAACGAGTAAGGTAATGGGTCATAACCCATTCCTTCCAATATTTGTTTCTAAgtttaaataactttatttgttattacataaaattttatacctaataagaaaattttcattaatataactatatattccataaaaaataaaataaaaagttctttaaaaatactttaacaagatttcaaaaaaaaagaacatggaTTTCATATCAATCCAATTTTTAATGGGTTGAAATGAGTTGAGCAAACAAACGGGTGTGTTAATAACCAACCCAAATCTAAAAGGGTAGGATTATATTAAGTTGATTTTTCCACCCCTTGTATTTTGTTACGTAATGTGTTTTAAAAAGTCAATCAACTTAAGTTGAATTATATTTTCCCAGGTGTATAATGACAATTGCACCATAAGCTAGACAACTAATTGCATTGCTATTGAAACTAACAAATGCCAAAAAGAGAATTGAAATTCTAGTGTTCACTGGATCCTGCCACGACAGAAGAGCACCctctagaagtaacatggcgtacttgacctcttggaggtcttatacaaggccatagttatcattcatcgcatgtcataggtaaatttagcggaaaatttataactttcataaCACATCATATGATAGAACATCACTTCCATTATACATATAGAATATCATAATGCATAGTTAAAGACTCTAATTTTCTTTacaatcttagactcaacatcattagagtataatagggacacaaccctttcaacataaatcataactAAACTATTACATGACTTTACATAAAGTatgacataggaaatccttgaattTAAGGATTACTTTCCTTAaacttgggaatcacatatcaagccaTTAACCTTAGAGACATcatttaagcatccataacctacactttgtgtaaaaaaagtaaagaagaatggtgttagtacaataatgcactaagtatgacatccacgcaaaacatacatttaaaaggggacatttactttttttttgtgaaaacttcataaaactttgatACCATAACAATCATACAATTCACATACTTAATTAGGCATATATAATAGTCACAACATCACATAAAATCATACATTTCATTTAAAGCACATTTAGGATCAGTTTACAGTAAAACTAGTTTCATTTACAATAAGCTCATTTCATTTATAGTAAATCGATTTTCCTTTACAGTAAGCTCTTTTTTCTTAACTCCTTAACTTCTCGAGTAACCCACCTAGTGATACTaggtgcaatgtatagataatgTCCCATTACACTATCCAAactcaagcatcaccttaaggccacaaggaaATCTTGCATACAACCTTCATTAATCCAACACATGCATTCATAAAACCATTTCACATAACAAGATATATAACTCACATTTGACCCAACATACTGCATAGACCACATAGAAGAACTCAATAAAAGATCACATACAAGTCAAGACTTTCAACATCATCATAGTAAGTCCACAGTCAATATTAGCATACTTGGACTTCACTTTAAACAGATATCATACAACCCTATTCATAATCTCATTCTAAGACTACTAGTTCAATCTACATATGAAGtaccataacctcacacatactaagtaaacctACGAAGAGACTACAAGCCTATGATTTACTCCATACATCTACAGGACAAGTATAGACAACTTCATACATGCCAAGAAAGACCTTCATTGTATAGTCAATAAGACCAACATTATGCCTATAAGGTAAGACCACATCATATAGACTAATACCATGAatatcatcacaacaagtagacaacactacaatgtcatgcataaggacataaaaataatcatatacattagaacaccttcatAGAACTCCtttcaagagctacttgtgcaatgcataggttaAGTTCCATACCCTCACCTATACTAAGCAACATCCCTTAGCTTATCCTAGTTAGGATCCATTACTTCaattccattgtccattttactttagggaaactatagccttacccgacactaagaccatgggtgctacatggaatttggtgttgtagagccttacaccaagggAACGTTCTCTACCTTGTCAAAGTAGAACATTTACatcatgctagcatattaggtgatatcacttgctagatccgataaggaaaaattatgaaACTTAGAGGCATATATGGAAACCTTGTTTATGCCAAATGGGGGCACTGTAGTAATCTACCTCGTGATGACTATGGTGAAAGATTCTTCCCACATTGGGAAAACCTCTCATATttaagttcactcggtgctacgGAAAGTTCCCCTTAATGAGAAGCCTTTAttaataattactttataaaagaaggctttaggagattgactccccatatgcttagctcatagctCATAGATGAGCGTGTCCTTTTataaacctaaatcatgtgataaAACCTTTAACATGGACACAACATATTGAAGCAgcatctagtttaggatacccttgagaacacctttcaagagaccctctattgactagatcatcatacacGCATTAATGGACATGTTTTcatgtgtgtatacatatgtgagcaaacctttcacataaacacccttagaccacacatgttcatacttcacttcaATCATGCACAAGGATATATGTGTAACTATATGAGAATGTGGCGACCGAAATATAGACCCCAGACAAGACCGGTGtagttgacctctcagaggttgcagacaagcctacatacgtcatacttacttcatctaggttaattttagcagaaaatttaaactttttgttttcttatttcatgcgAAGCATATTGTACTTAACATTAGAGGAGTTCACAAATCAATCATGTAATATAGAgttaatcaaatgaaagaagcaattcataattgcattaaacatATTCTTGCCAAACGGAACctatacaaagtctgaaatgaaatgggaaatgaaaaaatagtgCAACATGCTCCGCTAGCTAAAGCctatatctaagctagataataatggAAGACATCTTCCAAAGGATGAGGGCATACCAAGTTCAGATGTAAGCTCCACGTCCAGATAGTTGCAATGTCATACCGTAAGCTCTAatgtccacctgtgcctgcacctaaaagtagatattatattggattagtacacacatgttctaagtatgggtatattcaagcacacaccaaggacatgcatgagtaagaatagcactttcctaacaacatgatttatggaaagtcaagtcagtagacttgccaaatttggataaGAAAAGTTAGTGgacctgccaaatttggattaggaaactCATGCCTTGAGAGTTACATGAATCATCATACGTATCACATTCCAGACAGCACATAAgatcttacacatagcacataacatattgcatatagcacataacatttttcatatcattcattcatatgccatgaaaCATtgaaatcatggacttgacatcaagacttcccaaaaatgagggctcaacatattggacctcaactagggagacttctttagcaaacagagaggctgcttcattcattcatacatacttcacttcatacattcataagctagtgtaaacaccgcTTTACCTAGGATGtggtttaagactttcatcgggttcattgtgcaatgatcaagaatgacctagtgttaTTACATAAGtgtagctcacctcttgattatcctatcctaaaacCTTTGGTCTCATCCATTTCATTATGTAAAtcatttgaggatggcctcattcattcatggggaacattaactttaaccgacatagatcaggtgaccatcatgaaatccagtttctcccccacaccgaaaagatgTGGAATCACAGGCCAAAGtcacccaaaacatgctagcatacatgggaattgaagCCTGCAAAATCTCTATATTGGCattataggttcgaagactaggagttataaggagacccatacccggcatgccggacagtctcatctcatgagagttacgtgaacctccaccctttCCTAAGGAAGGCATTACCGCTAAATTAatgaaactaattaaataaattaaagtaaacaactaacatatTCGAATCtcggagcttaatcaattaatacaagtaactagggcttaagtgttccccacaggtttctaacttgataattctaactatgaCAATTCTTTattagtatcttgcatgtaaagtgataatttatgtatctctaaatccttggtccagcatctagaaaatttcactccgcatcttggtccgactacgtgcGTTTCTATACCAACCCTTACCTTTATATCaaattaagcattgtatttgatatttgactaaattattaGTTCTTACCAATCGACACAAGCCTAtgagatagtgtacactaaatctatgttgataattcttttcccaTTATCTACttccttggttcggcaagtcGTATTAAGGCTAGTTCTAATGttgtccattttttaaaaagacttttaaacgaaagaattatcaatatatgcaagaaactattcaagaattgctattttagttagattatacctcattattcacccatggttcccacaaccctacttATGGAGTTTCGTTACtcatggtcataatcacactcttcatatatttaatataagaattcatgcacttactttaatgagaaagaataaaatccagaaattcacttgactaatcaacaaaatcaccaacaatcaattccaaaaGAAGTGTAACAATTGTAGAAATTAATCCTTCattacttgaacaagagaactaaaaattATTCAGAAGTCTAACTATCagaaagtctaaccccaaaaatgaggtttttcgaactatttataataaaaacaaaaacctaatgaaaaaaggattctaattacataaaatatgtcaaacgcgtctgagtcgacggacagTCGTTGTCATGATGGGCCATCATGGCCTCCGTTATctcatacttcacaaattcttctgttgttttcttcattaccctcaacgacaggtatgacggaccgttctAAGCACGACGGACAGTCGAGGGTCTCtgttccataatactttaactttttggaatttgggtactgggactactctctgatcatcatGACGAACCAGTAGGACGAACcttcgtggctatgacggtccgtcatggacttctgaactaggtcagacttccccatcttcctttagcagcttcTTTCCTCACTACGAtgtcacctacggaccgtcatagtctcgatggaccgtcataagcttcgtaggtggtctGTTCTACATTTCTCACTCAAAAACTTCCgtgttcatctttggacagatttcctgcaaataaggagaaacttacataaaaatcaatacgaaaaggcttttggaaacacgttaaacttaaggaaaaagcattaaaagtaccgtgaaaccacggtacatcagacgccaaggttgaggagttcatcgaCCTTAAATAAAGATCCATGACAGTCAGGGAGTATTTCCTAAAGTTTTTTAAGCTATCCAACTATGCTACTTCCCTTGTATCTAACAGCACGGATGAGATGAGAAAgttcctcacaggaatcaaCCGAGATTTAGAGGAGGAGTGTCAGTTTCCGATGCCTCATGATAGCATAGACCTCTCCAGGACGATGGTACATTTCCAACAAGTAGAGGACAGCCGTAAGAAGAAGGGCGTCCGTGATGCTAGGAGGCCTAAGCCTCAAGATCATGCATGTCCTAGTAATGGAGGCAACAGAAAAAACTTTGGTGTCCGTGAACAGCCCAGATTCAAAAAGGGGCAACCGAGTTTAGGAAACTCTAACTCTCAGAGGAGTACAACACCTAGAGGAGGCAGACCCAAGCCCAGTAAGGGAAATAGAGGTGAGATGCTGCATCCTAGAAAGGACTGTGCTAAGTGTGGTCGTGCTCACAAGGGAGAGTGCAGATAGAGAACTAATGCCTGCTTCAGTTGTTGTAAGAGCGGGCTTATGGTTAAGGACTTCCCACAGAAAAGAGGTCTAGCTGGAGttaatgctcagcctaggcctaatcCACAGTAGGAAGCAGCAGTCGAGCCTCCTAAAAGGAACAGGTTCTACGCCTTAAAAGGCAGGGGGGAGTAGGAGAATTCCTCTGATGTGGTCACAGGcatgctgcaagtattctcaacttctgtttatgctttacttggtCCAGGGTCTATGCTTTCCTTTGTAGCTCCATTGCTTCCTCTCACTTTCAAGATATTTCCTAAagttttgcatgatcctatagtggttagtacacctttacgagaaaatgtaagaaataATAGAGTATATAAGGATTGCCTAATAGTTGTATGTGGTAAAACTCTGTGTCCggacttggttgagttaccaatgcatgattttaatgttattctTGTCATGTATTTGCTTCATAGTTGTTATGCTTATATGTATTGACGTAGTAAGGTTGTAAGATTTTGTTTCCCTAATGAATAAGAGCTAGTCTTGCAGTGGTACAATTCGATTAGTCCTAATCCCTGTATTTCTAaccttaaggccaataaaatgatgtccaaggggttattgtgtcaCCTTCTGAGTGTTAACGATTTAGAacatgacattccttccatagagtCAGTGCCTGTGgtgaatgagttccaagatgtATTTCCTGATGATTTGCCTGGAGTTCCTCCCCttgagagattgactttggtatcaatttagaacctgatactaaaccaatttcaattcctcctgaCAGAATAGCTCCAGCTAAACTCAAAGCGTTATAGTTGTAGTTAAAAGATCCCATTGATAAGGTTTTCATTCCCAAGCATATCCCCTTAGGGAGCTCtaatgttgtttgtgaaaaagaaagatggaatcgttagaatgtgtatcgattatcagcagctcaacaaagtcactgtcaagaataagtatccactttcGAGGAAAGAGGATTTGTTCGATTAGCcacaagggtctagtttcttctcgaaGATTGATATTCGTTCAGGGTACCATAAACTTAGTGTTAGGGATGGATATATCCCAAAGACAACCTTTTTTACccattatggtcattatgagttcctagttatgtcatttggtctcacgaatgcacatGCTGCATTTATGAATCTCATGAATAgagtcttccgtgaataccttgactgtTTCTtgatagtattcattgatgacattctcatctactctaagaccaaggaagagcatgaacaacatttgagaatAACATTGCAGGTATATAGACAACATCAGTTGTTTGCCAAAtctagcaagtgtgaattcttgCTTAGATCAATGACCTTCTTGGATCATGTTTTATCAAACAAAGGTGTGGAGGTAGATCCCAAGAAGACTGAGGTTGTTAAGAACTTGCCAAAACCTCTTAATCAACAGATATCCACAGCTTCTTCGGATTGGCTTGTTATTATCGCGGATTTGTAGTGGGATTTTTATTCCATTGCGGCTCCACTCACAACTTTGACAAAGAAAAAAGTCAAGTTTGAATGGGAGGAtgcttgtgagaagagtttcctgGAGCTCGAGGACACACTCACTTCAAGGTCGTAAGGTGTTAGCTTATGCGTCaagacaactcaaggttcatgaaaagaattatcccactcatgacctggaaTTGGCAGTTTTGGTGTTTCCACTGAAAttgtggaggcactacttgtatggagtgcatgtggatgtgttcataGACCACAAAAGTCTCTAGTAGGTGTTCACACAaagggagttgaatctacgttagcgaagatggttggagctgttgaaggactatgacatgaat
This DNA window, taken from Solanum lycopersicum chromosome 5, SLM_r2.1, encodes the following:
- the LOC138348828 gene encoding uncharacterized protein, with the protein product MTVREYFLKFFKLSNYATSLVSNSTDEMRKFLTGINRDLEEECQFPMPHDSIDLSRTMVHFQQVEDSRKKKGVRDARRPKPQDHACPSNGGNRKNFGVREQPRFKKGQPSLGNSNSQRSTTPRGGRPKPSKGNRGSMLSFVAPLLPLTFKIFPKVLHDPIVWYNSISPNPCISNLKANKMMSKGLLCHLLSVNDLEHDIPSIESVPVVNEFQDVFPDDLPGVPPLERLTLVYRQHQLFAKSSKCEFLLRSMTFLDHVLSNKGVEVDPKKTEWDFYSIAAPLTTLTKKKVKFEWEDACEKSFLELEDTLTSSFGVSTEIVEALLVWSACGCVHRPQKSLVGVHTKGVESTLAKMVGAVEGL